The Periophthalmus magnuspinnatus isolate fPerMag1 chromosome 10, fPerMag1.2.pri, whole genome shotgun sequence genome segment ttttatttactataaTACGAGGTGAGAGACTGTTTTTAACAGacacttttaataaaatgtctAATGGCTTCCTGTGTGTTAGTATAATTACACATTTCCATATCTTCTGTCAATCAGGTTTAAAAAGAAAGGCACAGCATGttggacagggggcgctctgggacacttctctattgatattttgctaactgtaggcactgctctgtctgaagttctcTTAGTTCAACTTTAATCTGAGtgttattttaacacaatctgaccagaaagaactgagtTGGACTTTAGGTGGAACTATACCTATAAggagagctgatttgtgctgttgaacaagtctctcaaataacattacactcacaagctagctagcattagcattagcattagccaacagtttttcagtgtcactctcacctttttgtgtaaaatcaattcaattcaattcattttatttttgtaacgcccaaaatcacaacaacagttgtctcaaacGCCCAACACTCGGATTCATctcaggctcctgaaaatgtgctttgTAAATCaacttttgtattgttttaagactatcttaaaacttttttgacagtgtttccatggtaactgctgaacattccactatAAACATACAGGCAGAATCCCCCAgtgcaggggcgtcaaactcattttcactgagggccacatcagcaaaatgttcaCCATCaggggccagatgtgactgtggcagaatAAATGTCACTGaatataaacaaatgtcatgtaaaataaatgtaactactgtttaactttctgtatttgttgcttattcaagttgcagatatttcatgtctgtgtaactgtgtatcccctgattatctgacatttttaaagtgtgtatcagactcagactcagccATAACAGAGCGAGTTTCActgatgtgtgttttttggttgtggcttttgtaacatattctgcTGTGATTATGGCCTTTTAATTATAcaacaatttgttgtttttcttgtttttctttgtaacttttccacacttagctctgtgtttggtgtcaaaatgccgaCATAGATTGAACTCTTTCAAAACCGACCCGCCtcataacaaaaaacacacaggtttcctcttcctgaacattttgggatcattatttacaaatatttcttagttccacttgttgggaaaatctaatTAGTTTAtggtcagtgcaaacattaaagcagcacagacttattttaaaatgacagtcctgccttttaatttaccttctcgctggccacataaaatgatgtggtgggcttcatttggcccccgggccttgagtttgacacatgtgccccagtgtgatgtcactgcaaagtatcaatcaaGAAGCTAATGAAATCCCAATAAGTATTCTACAGTGTGACGTTAaactccatctccatggagacaaggagactcCATCAAATACAGGTCAAAtccgtggagaggcgagcctgccCTATGCGTAACATTCCAGacgaagcagcagcagcagtgtatCCACAGAGACTACATGCCAAACatagttttacagaataaaaaaaaggaaatgtatttaagtaagtAGTAGtgcttaaaatgtactttaaaaaaataagtagcATAAAAGTACTTAACATAGGCTGAATTTTTAAAGTGATCTTGATGAAGAATTCTACTGATGCAGCAGAATCAGTTTCTAGttccttttatttatataggccAACAGTTTGTCAGTCACCATGAATCACTCCTCAGCCACTTCAGCTAAAACCAGAATAACAGTTCAAATGTAGAGGAGGAAGCACACAGaggacacctgctctcaaaacaacacacagtCTGTGTATATATGAACATCAGACTGATGAGGTAAACAGGATGTGGTTCCAAATGTGTGGTTTTGACCGTCCAGACAAATGTGtcacctctccctctgttcAAACACAGGGATCATCAGCTTTTGTAAGACGCTGTGCGCTGTGGACAGacgggggacaaaggggtctgctgTCCAGGGCCCCAGGGTTAACACACATTAGAGGGAGGCCCATGTGAGGCCTCTTGCCCTGGGCCCTGAAATTTCTGTCAATGGGCCTGGCTGCGGACAAATATAATATGTTGAACAAAGCAGCACAACACATCATCATTGTAGGTCACGCTACGTCTCAGGGCGTTCACTTGTTTAGAGCGAGACCCGGACAATAAAATGATGCTCCTTGTGtaaaaatagaaacacaatTATCTCAGAGGTTCTTGTAATCGCGCTGTGGTCAGGGTTGTGGTCAGGGTAAACACAGCCTGACAGACCACGTAAAGGGCAGCAGTCACACAGTGCGGTTACCATGGCACCGCTCACAAGCCCCGCCCCTACGTGACGCAGCAGCGTGCTCCCGTCAGTCACGTCGGCTTCACGTCGACGTGAGACGACCAAACAGCGTGAAAAAAGACGAGTGTTGTTGATAATGGAGCCGATATCGTTCCCCGCTCCAGAGTCTGACCGCGGGATCCACAGAGTCCAGCCCCAGAGTCTGTGATGCAGCGGCTGAAGTGGAATGTGGTGAGTTTGTGAGCTTCATTTAACCGCAGAGAGTCTGTGGAGCGAGGCCAGAGGCTCAGACCTGGAACTGGACACTTCCCTTTGACAAGAACCTCTAAGTCTGAGTTTTCACGAGGTAAAAACCTGTGACTTTGACTTTGTTCTGCtgaaaaataactaaagaaccgtgaacaaaaccaggactctCGTGTGAGTTCCCTGTTCTTCGTGTTAATCGTGTCTTTTGTAGCTGGTTTACTCTGGTATTTACTGctttttaaactctttttttctttacatactGTGCTATTTCACTGTAAACCTCTTTGCTGTGGATCTACAgtcacattttgtcacattttgttattgtttctCATCCAGAGCCTGTTATTTCTGCTTCTCCACATCATATAAACATGTTGTACTTCAGCTCATGTCTGTCAAGATTAAGAggattatttctttttttataacCTAATTAATTTGATATTTCTGTCAAAAAAAACACCATTACAACAGTCTCACTACAACAGCCCCACATATTTGTCTAGGCTTAAAGTTTGGACTGATTTCTGTGTCTTTGTTCTGCTCTGAACAGACCTGGGAGAAGCTTTTCTGGTGCTGAGTAACGATGACACAGAAAATGAGCATTGCCTCTGTCTGTGTCGGGGTCGAGGGCATGACCTGCGGCTCCTGTGTCCAGTCTCTGGAGCAGCGGCTCGGATCCTTCCCAGGAGTTATCCACATTAAGGTGAATGATTTCCTCACAAGTCCACGCTGACCTTAAACCTGCTGACATGTTATCATCAGTGACATTCTCCACTTTTACTGCAGTCACATGAACAGAACGAGAGCCTCTACTTTAAACTTAAAGGGTTTGTGTCCATTTTACAAGAACTGATGATCATTAGAAACTCCCTGGGGGGTCCATTTGTCTTAAAGTAAATCAAATAACATTGTTGCTATAGGAGCTAATTTGGGCtgctgtattgtattttgtgtgtttatgccCCAGGCCTAGGTCAGACGGGAGAGATAATGCAATAATACTAACTTCAGATAAAGCTTTGACCTTTGCAAACAGCAGCATCGGCCAATTAACTGTCTGTGACATGTCAATTATCTCATACAAAATCATCCCTGGTTTTTATAACTTTAATCTGTATAGACCAGCAGAAAAGCCAAAGCCCTTTGACTTGTTCAAGAGTCAAAGTTTTATTATCATAGAAAACAACAGAGTTAGATTTAGAGCATCAAACACTGCAgagttttgatgtaaagtgcaaaaCCAAAGCAAGACCCAGTTCAGTTACCAAACATGAGCCCAGTCAGACATCAGtgcagcacatgtgtaataaacatgaataaacagATATGTGGGGTATGTTtctttaaatgcaaataaaaagctCTTCCACCGCACGTCGCTCTGACCCACACAAGGATCTAGGCTCGTGGCTCAGTCAAGTGATCACTTCAGTCACATGCTTCCTTCCTGCTTGGAATGAAAGGTCATACGGCAAATAGACCCACATAACCTCtcattctaaaaaaaatatatttttttaaatattttttagtaaaataaaGCAAATTAACTACTATGGAAATTCAAAATGGCTACTTACTTTTTGTTCTGCACctgtgtatttataaatggtCATGGCTAACCTGGCGGCTACCACATTCCAAGctggaagtgatcatggatgcacttccggctccatcgactctggttccaCTTTActctacattagaaaactgtgtcctctctctgtacctgctgctgtcagactcgtcattttggtcttaaaatgtttgtattaacctgctctacgtgatcctgggttttttattgtGCTGTAGTGCTCAAGCTCCTacacctgctctggcctcgacgagcttcatttggagctgaagctgtggtgatgtcactcgctcagtcacttctttacacacaCTCTTATAAACGCATTCTGCTCTGATGTGAGTTAACAACAGCCAAACTTGTTTTACAATCTGCTTTGCTCCAGTTTCCTCCGTTTAAGAATTGTGAACATTCCTGTGACGTGGCCTTTTCAAAGCTCGATAGGCCAAAGCTCTTTTAACAAACTCGCTCCATAGAAAtccatacatttttactgtgtgtgtttagagtCAAGTTTGAGCTTAACCAACGTCAGTGTGTTTGTCAATGAGGAATTTGAACTGAACTGGACACATcatcttattttgtgttttatttactttattttgactAGTTTCTACATagtatatgaagtaagatgtatgcaattatgtagtaaagaaaaacttTAAAGAACTCAACTGAACatgttttgacaaagcaaagggcggccattttgagcatttgaatataaaatatagacaAAATCTTTAGGAGTGTTTCaagtttttctttactacataattccttatatcttacttcatatatttgacgtcttctgCGTGTCTCACAGTTTGtgtaaagtgagtgtgacgacAGCGTTcgactccaaatgaagctcagtgaggacagagcagttataggacaaactgcatattaggaattctgactacaagtgtcatagcaaccaaagagccaatccaaagcgagagtgttgaaggtaaagcccctttccacctggcaaggcaaggcaagtttatttgtacagcacaattggtacacaaggtaattcaaagtgctttacagaataagaaagacattaaaatcacacctgcacctccggtttagcaggaagtggacacttagcaacactgtcaatcaaacctgttgctaacgcttgtGGGCGtggcctcggggaaagaaggcgtctgatttgtctgttattaataggCCTGGGATCGTTAAGAAGTTGCTGATACGATACATACTTCAATATAtaggccacgatacgatacGCAGCTGCACTGTGGATTTGAAACGACAcaatacgatatatttcaaaacGATTCGatatgattcagtgaaaaataaaggctttcagGATGCCTAATGATCaaccacattttcacaaaaaataaatatctatatatattttttttgtttgttcgcttctatttattgaagatgaacgaacaaaacaaagggacagacatcagactgttccatgtgtcatccacagtttatacgagctccacatttacatttacacagagataTGTGCAGTTTAACAGCTCTGAAGAATCACAACAGATAAAACAACTGTGACACTAAAAGTCTGTGTTAAACCAaacttaatatgaaataaacctttTTCAATCAAAAGAGGGactcaaatgtaaaatgttctccataaattagtttctttcctctaaacacaCCGCACAAATGTAGCGCTGTGAcataataatttggtaaaatataccaaaaaatacagtagcgaaataaaaaacaaaaaacaggatcatgtagacgggttattatgaacatttaagaccaaagtgacgagtctgacagcagcagttacagaaagaggagacagtttttcaatagaaagtgaattggagctggaggtgctagcatgttagctatgtccatttatatatacagtctatggtatgtaTATAAATTGTAGAAAgtagtcaaaataaagaaaagcattgaatgagaggatgagtccaaacttttgtctAAAATCTGATGAGAAACGTAAACATTTTCTTGTATTTGCAGGTGTCTTTGGAGTTAAAAAACGCCGTCATCGTCTTTGACCAAAGTAAACAAagccctgtctctctttcctttgCGATCGAAGACATGGGCTTTGAGTCGAGCCTCGCAGACTCCGGTAACTCCTCACCCGTGCCCACAGACACTCAGCTTATCCCTGCACCGGGGCTGTCTCCTGCCGCCCAACAGGAGGCGCTGGACCGACTCTCACACATTCAGGGCGTGCTGGAGGTCACGCACAGCCCCGCACAGATGGGGTTCACCGTCACCTTTGTCGCCGGCCTGACGTCTACGCAGCAGCTCGGTGAAGTAGTCTCCAGGGTAGCGGCTACAGTGTCTCCCAAAGACCGCGGCAGCCCCGGCTCATCCCTGCCCCGCAGCGCCGGGGCCGAGGCAACGCTCCTCAAACTGTGCATAGAAGGAATGACCTGCCACTCCTGCACCACCACCATCGAAGGGAAGATCGGGAAACTGAAGGGAGTTCAAAAAGTTAAAGgtcattttcttcttttgtttgttcagGTTTGACATTTAGGCCGAATCCTTGTGTTTGTAATTTGCTGAAATAATTGCttggcttttttttattttatttattattttgacttaTGTCTGACTGGCAGTACAgatcaaccttttttttttttttttttttttttttatgtacaaTACGATACAGATTATTTGACATCCAGAGCGACTGATGGATGATGAGCTCTGCCGATTTTTTTGGGGTGATATGTGGATGATATTCTGCCATTTACCACCTGCCAGCTGCCAATccagtggtgtgggtgggaggggcgttaccttcaacagcttcgcccctgattggctctttggttgctatgatactcaaagtcagaattccaaatatgtaacttgcCTCCAAATCAGCCGCTATAACTgcgctagcctcgacgagcttcatttggagccgagtgctgtgggtgacgtcgcactcacttagtccagttctttatacagtctgtgttacacaatggtccctcgtttattgtgggggttatgttctaaaaataacccgcaatacgCAAAAtccacaacagccaatcaggacgcacgacacaatggtctacagtccaacagccaatcaggacgcacgacacaatgcacgttcataagcttgtaaaaaaaaaaaaagcaaaattcaacacaaaaatctgcgaaacagtaagaccacgaaaggtgaaccgtgatatagtgagggacaactgtaaacacATTCAGATGTGAGTTGACAGCCGAATGTGTTTTACAATCTACTTCACCGATACGCCATAGGCTAAACAGGACAAATATCGGCCTGATGTATCGGCTCAGTGACATCGGTCTGTGTCTAACTGGAGGTATGTTGTTCTGAAAACACTATATCTTGTCTCTCTTGTCGTCCACAGTTGCTTTAGATGCTAAAGAAGCTACCATTGTTTACCTGCCGTACCTCATCACGATCCAAACCATCCTGGAGCAGATTTCTCGCGCTGGATTTAAGGCCCAGGTGAAGTccaagccccgcccactgcaGCTGCCGACTGAAATCGAGAGTTTTATCGATTGTCAAAAATCTGCCGTGTCTTCTCCGTCAGAAAACACAGAAGAGACCGAGATCTTCATCGATACGACGCTCGTCACGCTCAGGGTCAAGGGGATGCACTGCCGCTCCTGTGTCGTCAATATCCAGGACAATATCTCCACGCTGCCCGGAGTCGCGTCTGTGGAAGTGTCACTACAGAACGAAAAGGCGTCGATCGTCCACGACCCTCTGCAGATCTCAGTGTCTCAAATACAGCGGGCGATTGAAGCGCTCCCACCCGGGAACTTTAGGACTCAGCTCTGGGACTCTGCTGGTGCTctcggctctcctcctcctccgtctgcaCCAGCGCCGCCCGGTTTAGGAGGAAACGCCAAATACGCCGTTCCTCAGCCGTGTTTGAGCCAACCTCTGTCGTCTGTCGCAAATATTCATATTGAAGGCATGACCTGTAACTCCTGCGTCCAGTCCATCGAAGGCGTGATCGGTCAAAGGAAAGGCGTGGCTTCGGCCGAGGTGTCGCTGTCGGAGCATCAGGGCGTTTTTGAGTACGACCCCCTGGTGACGACGCCGGAGGAGCTCAGAGCCGCCATCGAAGACATGGGGTTCGACGCCTTTTTACCCGGTGAGACGTGATGGAATCTTGGCTACTACAGTCAAAGTTTGAACACAGCCTCTCAttcagtttattattttatttttactactgttTTATACACAGcagaaaatatatggaattatctagaaagaaaaaagttaaatacgAAACTACCAAAtattttcagacaaagcaaaggCTGGATactttactttgtcaaaaaatatttagtagtagatgtagttgtAGATTGagttgtatttgtagttgtATTTCTAGTAGTAGTTCTAGAtgtagttgtatttgtagtagtagatgtagctgtagacatagtagtagtagttgtagatgtagtagtaattgtagtagcagttgtatttgtagtagtagttgtagacgtagttgtatttgtagtagtagttgtagatgtagttgtatttttgtagttGTATTTCTAATAGCAGTTCtagatgtagttgtagttgttgtatttgtagtagtagatgtagctGTAgacgtagtagtagttgtagatgtagtagtaattgtagtagcagttgtatttatagtagtagttgtagatgtagttgtatttttgtagttGTATTTCTAATAGCAGTTCtagatgtagttgtagttgttgtatttgtagtagtagatgtagctGTAgacgtagtagtagttgtagatgtagtagtaattgtagtagcagttgtatttatagtagtagttgtagatgtagttgtatttttgtagttGTATTTCTAATAGCAGTTCTAGTTGtagatgtagttgtagttgttgtatttgtagtagtcgttgtaatagtatttgtagtagtagctggagatgtagttgtagtacttgcacttgtagttgttgttgcagtagtagttgtagtacttgtagttgtTTTAGTTGTATTTCTtgttctttgctacataattccatatatttgacgtcttctgtgTGTGGAAAATGCagaaatgagtaaataaataaaaacatataactgTATAACTTTGACTCATCGTGTATAAAACTCTGTAaataactgtatataaatgtgtgtatataaatgtgtgtataactctgtgtatataaatgtgtgtataactctgtgtatataaatgtgtgtataactCTGTGTTTATATCTGTAATAACGTCATAAATCAGTCTAAATGAGGTTAATTCAAATAAACTCTTTGTAATTCACAGAAACAAACTCGCTGCTGCCTGAATCTACTGTGAATGTGTCAAAGTCCCCGAGCCCGGCGCTTTTTAAAGAAGTCAACGAGATACTCAAAGAAAACACTTTAGGAAATAACAAAGACGCTTACTCCAAATGTTACATCCAAATCGGAGGCATGACCTGTGCGTCGTGTGTGGCGAACATCGAACGAAACCTCAAGAACGAGCCTGGTAagtaaaaaaagataaaacgaATCTGGATGAGTTTGTACGAGCGACGTGACGTAAATATATGAAACCTCTCCTCTGTTTTCACACAGGGATTTATTCGGTGCTCGTGGCTCTTATGGCGAGTAAAGCAGAGGTTCGCTATAACGCTGACCTCACTGACCCCATGAAGATCGCAGAGTGTATAAAGGAGCTGGGGTTCACCTCGTCGGTCATGGAGAACTACGAAGGGTCAGATGGAAACGTGGAGTTTGTGGTGAGTCCGTAGCATCACTCATGTTTTATACACAACCAGTGAAGTTTGGACACAGCCTCACGCAgcgttttttctttatttttactactttttacatcaaatatatgaagtaagatacagGGGAAAGAATGTAAGTGAGTCTAGttcactgtttcactgtaaaaacatcataaaagttGTAATCATCTTCATTTTTTACACTTatcctctctgtttttgtctgtaaaacccctcaccacacactttatacacttttctcacacaggcgttaacattttctcacatttctctcttgtttaaactctctcaaagttcaaaccttcgtcattgtgggttttgtcggggagaaaacaaattgcaaacacacagcacttcagagtcacactgagatctaACGTTTATGTAAAgttaattgtattttactgctaatccTAATCAATCTTTTCTTTTGGGAgattaatgaacttttacatggtccctgacaaataaaggataaagaaagaaagaaacaaagatctttttcatattcaaatcctcagagtTACCTGTAGTGAGGTTAggaattatttaactttttaacttcttttgtttactatataattccacatatcttacttctatatttgatgttttctgtgtggaTAGAACATGTAGaaagtcataaaaataaagaaacattgaacgagaggatgtgtccaaaaCTTTGACTGGTCCTGTATCTgggtatatgtgtgtatgtgtgtatatgtgtgtgtatatcagtgtatgtatgtgtgtatatttgtgtatgtgtgtatatttgtgtatgtgtgtgtgtgtgtgtgtatatctgtgtaaatgtgtgtatatcagtgtatatgtatgtgtttatcagtgtatatgtgtgtgtgaatatcggtgtatgtgtgtgtgtgtatatgtgtgtatcgTCTTTCTAAAGTCGTATATAAATCCCCCTCGTTTGTCTCACCTtgtgtcttgtttttgtctcgTAGATCCGGGGGATGACTTGTGCCTCTTGCGTTCACAAAATTGAATCCAGCCTCATGAAGGTGAAGGGGATCATCTACGCCTCCGTCGCCTTGGCAACCAACAAAGCGCACATTAAATACGACGCTGAAATCATGGGTCCACGGGACATCATCAAACACATAGAGGTCAGATGATTTCTGTGGGTTTGGAcaatggtttgaaatgaaaagtgtTTAAACGTGTATTTCCTCACAGAATCTTGGATTTGAAGCGTCTTTGGTTAAAAAGGATCGGACAGCCAGTCATTTAGACCACAGCAAGGAGATAAAACAGTAAGAAGCTTGTGTTTTCCATTATagtgtgtgttttggttttattctgattgtttatttttattctgatccatagactgtttatataaatggacatagctaaactgttcgccgctacgttccaaacaggaagtgatcatgagcgcacttccagctccgtttaatctggctctaattcactttacattagaaaacagtcgcccctttctctgtcgctgctgtcagactcgtcgttttggtcgtaaatgttcgtattaaccctctacatgatcctattttgttcctaaatcaagatatgaacattaataacagacaaatcgggtccttctttccccgaagtcgctcccgttagcgttagcaacaggtttgatagacagtgttgctaagcgcccgctctctgctaaaccagcggtgcggacgGAAAGTGGCGTTACTGTCAACACcgtcgctcctgattggctctttggttgctatgatactcacagtcggaattcaaaatatagaaattggctccaaattagctgctataCCTGCTAAcctctgagcttcatttgactggagctaacgtcacttctttatacagtatcTGGTTCTTTATACAGTATCTGGTCTAATGGtttgtttttacctcattttcTGGTTTTATTCTCATTTTTTTCAGGTGGAGGAAGTCGTTCCTCATCAGCCTGTTCTTCTGCGTGCCTGTCATGGGCATGATGACTTATATGATTATCATGGACCACCAAATGAACGTTTCTCACCATCACAACTTCACCAACGAAGACCGCAACCGCTACCACTCCACCATGTTTCTGGAGAGGCAGCTCATTCCAGGGCTCTCCATCATGAACctgctctccttcctcttctgtgTGCCCGTCCAGGTGAACTTTAAATAACTTTGCAAACAGATGTAAATTATTAACCCGTCTAGGAGCGTGCGACAAGGGGAAGTAGCTttaatctttctttctcttttcagtTTATCGGGGGCCGCTATTTCTACATCCAGGCCTATAAAGCCGTCAAACATAAGTCTGCAAACATGGACGTTCTCATAGTCCTGGCCACCACCATCGCCTTCACCTAC includes the following:
- the atp7a gene encoding copper-transporting ATPase 1, with translation MTQKMSIASVCVGVEGMTCGSCVQSLEQRLGSFPGVIHIKVSLELKNAVIVFDQSKQSPVSLSFAIEDMGFESSLADSGNSSPVPTDTQLIPAPGLSPAAQQEALDRLSHIQGVLEVTHSPAQMGFTVTFVAGLTSTQQLGEVVSRVAATVSPKDRGSPGSSLPRSAGAEATLLKLCIEGMTCHSCTTTIEGKIGKLKGVQKVKVALDAKEATIVYLPYLITIQTILEQISRAGFKAQVKSKPRPLQLPTEIESFIDCQKSAVSSPSENTEETEIFIDTTLVTLRVKGMHCRSCVVNIQDNISTLPGVASVEVSLQNEKASIVHDPLQISVSQIQRAIEALPPGNFRTQLWDSAGALGSPPPPSAPAPPGLGGNAKYAVPQPCLSQPLSSVANIHIEGMTCNSCVQSIEGVIGQRKGVASAEVSLSEHQGVFEYDPLVTTPEELRAAIEDMGFDAFLPETNSLLPESTVNVSKSPSPALFKEVNEILKENTLGNNKDAYSKCYIQIGGMTCASCVANIERNLKNEPGIYSVLVALMASKAEVRYNADLTDPMKIAECIKELGFTSSVMENYEGSDGNVEFVIRGMTCASCVHKIESSLMKVKGIIYASVALATNKAHIKYDAEIMGPRDIIKHIENLGFEASLVKKDRTASHLDHSKEIKQWRKSFLISLFFCVPVMGMMTYMIIMDHQMNVSHHHNFTNEDRNRYHSTMFLERQLIPGLSIMNLLSFLFCVPVQFIGGRYFYIQAYKAVKHKSANMDVLIVLATTIAFTYSLIVLIVAIVEKARINPITFFDTPPMLFVFISLGRWLEQIAKSKTSEALSKLMSLQATEATVVTLGSDMSILSEEQVDVELVQRGDVVKVVPGGKFPVDGRVLEGHSMADESLITGEAMPVTKKPGSTVIAGSINQNGSLLVSATHVGMDTTLSQIVKLVEEAQTSKAPIQQYADKISGYFVPFIVGISALTLVAWIIVGFLNFSLVEKYFPAYDKSISMTEAVVRFAFQASITVLCIACPCSLGLATPTAVMVGTGVGAQNGILIKGGEPLEMAHKVQSVVFDKTGTITYGAPKVIQMKMVVEGNRMPRSRLVAIVGTAENNSEHPLGAAITKYCKQELDTEALGTCTDFQAVPGCGIRCQVSNTETLLKQADSDGEDNNQRNSVLVQISDARTSGSSHPLIMDPQPLSPIQTSTYVVLIGNREWMRRNCLQVSPEVDNAMTEHERRGRTAVLVAVDNLLCAMIAIADTVKPEAELAVHTLTNMGLEVILMTGDNSKTARAIAAQVGIRKVFAEVLPSHKVAKVEQLQRAGKRVAMVGDGVNDSPALAMADVGIAIGTGTDVAIEAADVVLIRNDLLDVVGSIDLSKKTVKRIRINFVFALIYNLVGIPIAAGVFLPIGLVLQPWMGSAAMALSSVSVVLSSLLLKCYNKPSAEKLEARFGKSRRQGSLSDVSVHIGIGELRRSSPKLSLLDRIVNYSRASINSLRSDKHSLNSLALEPDKHSLLVGDATEEDLRV